In one window of Bombus vancouverensis nearcticus chromosome 10, iyBomVanc1_principal, whole genome shotgun sequence DNA:
- the LOC117159260 gene encoding ribitol 5-phosphate transferase FKRP encodes MRFKFVRTLLVLALLANIIVWHRIWRLFSTQNTLRLLTPTTVVTPDPPQKLHRRLARLVTVVIRQFETFENDVTSTVESVLSLFPTIPILIVSNELPYPPLELDFANESMQNVKLVNLQPEFNKSYDERNPLFYIRTKYVLFLPDGSRLSTKRSMEETVSQTTKLGAVGVPVGSITLNCVNIDLKVKEWSLKFSYTMGTECDGINGKHATMLETKLLRKLTDPFLLPFTDALYIQTTALGVKIHMLSNYHFNEGKSLYKGTQFLWKVQQLHQDRERTMFEKLGIKKVTRASDSIEWYGCSRESSRCFGPVISGIPSYLYQNRFTPPCCISGLRKVAHHVFDKLEEVGIRYWLESGSLLGAMRNGDILPWDHEVQIGVNRDDLERSSWLIQAMDKPVVDNHGFVWKKAIEGEFFKVQYSKVNHLTVNILPFYAKNGSMLRDAWFLNNKDFPEQFLHPMSSIEFAGRQVPCPNNIRDFLELKYFRGVIENPELPGKISFQEFLH; translated from the exons ATGCGTTTTAAGTTTGTAAGAACGTTATTAGTGCTTGCACTACTAGCTAATATTATTGTGTGGCACAGAATATGGAGGTTATTTTCAACGCAAAACACTTTGCGATTGTTGACACCAACTACCGTCGTAACACCTGATCCTCCGCAAAAACTTCATCGGCGATTAGCTCGATTAGTAACTGTGGTTATACGACAATTTGAAACCTTTGAAAATGATGTAACTTCCACTGTAGAGTCTGTGTTAAGTCTTTTTCCTACTATACCAATTTTAATAGTAAGCAATGAATTACCATATCCTCCACTGGAATTGGACTTTGCAAATGAAAGCATGCAAAATGTTAAACTAGTAAACTTGCAACCGGAATTTAATAAATCTTACGACGAAAGAAATCCACTATTTTATATACGTACAAAATACGTTTTATTTTTACCTGATGGTAGTAGGCTTTCTACCAAGCGAAGCATGGAA gaGACTGTATCACAAACTACAAAATTAGGTGCTGTAGGTGTACCAGTAGGAAGCATAACTTTAAATTGTGTCAATATAgatttaaaagtaaaagaatGGAGCCTGAAGTTCTCGTACACAATGGGCACTGAATGTGATGGAATAAATGGAAAACATGCTACAATGCTTGAGACAAAATTATTACGAAAATTAACTGATCCTTTCTTACTACCTTTTACGGATGCATTATATATTCAAACAACTGCATTAGGTGTAAAg ATTCATATGTTGTCAAATTATCATTTCAACGAAGGAAAATCATTATATAAAGGTACGCAATTCTTATGGAAGGTACAACAGTTACATCAAGATCGTGAACGAACTATGTTTGAAAAATTGGGAATTAAGAAGGTTACAAGAGCTTCCGATTCTATAGAATGGTATGGTTGTTCTAGAGAAAGTAGTAGATGTTTTGGACCAGTCATAAGTGGTATTCCATCTTATCTTTATCAAAATCGGTTTACTCCACCTTGCTGCATCTCAGGATTGAGAAAAGTTGCTCATCATGTGTTTGATAAATTAGAAGAAGTTGGTATCAGATATTGGTTAGAAAGTGGATCTTTACTTGGTGCTATGAGAAATGGTGATATTTTACCATGGGATCATGAAGTACAAATAGGAGTAAATCGTGATGATCTTGAGAGATCATCATGGTTAATTCAAGCCATGGATAAACCTGTTGTTGACAATCATGGTTTTGTctggaaaaaggcaatagaaggTGAATTTTTTAAAGTACAGTATTCAAAGGTAAACCATTTAACTGTAAACATACTTCCATTTTATGCAAAAAATGGGTCTATGCTTAGAGATGCGTGGTTTTTAAACAATAAAGATTTTCCAGAGCAATTTCTTCATCCAATGTCAAGTATCGAATTTGCTGGCAGACAAGTGCCATGCCCAAATAATATTAGGGATTTtttagaattaaaatatttcagggGTGTGATAGAAAATCCAGAACTCCCTGGTAAAATTTCTTTTCAAGAGTTTCTTCATTAA
- the LOC117159261 gene encoding N(G),N(G)-dimethylarginine dimethylaminohydrolase 1 isoform X1 yields the protein MPLHRYTHAVLCRIPLSLRTRGEVTLDEARTQHLALAQLLRELDIDVVEMPPDENSPLCVFVEDIAVVCNGIALIARPNEPSRLKEIETIRAVLKKELEIPLIEIADKNARLDGGDVLFTGREFFVGLSHYTNEAGARAVAAAFPEYPCVPIKVGDGGEEVIVESLTSAPIQVAESKRLKGLVTMAGPDIICVGAGKESQEVLKRIEREATYSYQTLTVPEDAAANVLYVNGTLIHRSEDEIPQSSKVFAEKIEFPTRSLRMSELAKVSSGLTSCCLLVRRPRHIRSI from the exons ATGCCTCTCCATCGCTATACTCATGCAGTTCTATGTAGAATTCCTCTTTCGCTTCGTACAAGAGGCGAGGTCACATTAGACGAAGCTAGAACTCAACATTTGGCACTTGCTCAGCTTCTACGAGAACTCGACATCGACGTTGTTGAAATGCCACCGGATGAAAATTCACCGCTCTGTGTTTTTGTCGAAGACATCGCAGTTGTGTGCAATGGTATTGCACTTATAGCACGGCCCAATGAACCATCGCGCCTAAAAGag ATTGAGACAATTAGAGCTGTTTTAAAGAAGGAATTGGAAATTCCACTTATAGAAATAGCTGACAAAAATGCTCGTCTAGATGGAGGAGATGTTTTATTTACTG GTCGTGAATTTTTTGTTGGATTGTCTCATTATACTAATGAAGCAGGTGCAAGAGCAGTTGCAGCAGCATTCCCAGAATATCCATGTGTACCTATTAAG GTGGGTGATGGTGGTGAAGAGGTGATAGTGGAGAGTCTTACCTCAGCCCCAATTCAG GTTGCTGAATCCAAGCGTCTTAAAGGTTTAGTTACAATGGCTGGCCCTGATATTATTTGTGTAGGTGCTGGAAAAGAATCTCAAGAAGTCTTGAAG AGAATTGAGAGGGAAGCAACTTATAGTTACCAAACATTAACTGTGCCTGAAGATGCTGCAGCGAATGTACTTTATGTTAATGGAACTCTAATTCATAGATCAGAAGATGAGATTCCACAATCAAGTAAAGTTTTTGCAGAAAAAATTGAGTTTCCAACCAGATCCTTACGTATGTCTGAATTAGCGAAGGTTAGTTCCGGTTTAACTTCTTGTTGTTTACTGGTGCGTAGACCCAGACATATTCGCAGTATTTAA
- the LOC117159261 gene encoding N(G),N(G)-dimethylarginine dimethylaminohydrolase 1 isoform X2, whose product MPLHRYTHAVLCRIPLSLRTRGEVTLDEARTQHLALAQLLRELDIDVVEMPPDENSPLCVFVEDIAVVCNGIALIARPNEPSRLKEIETIRAVLKKELEIPLIEIADKNARLDGGDVLFTGREFFVGLSHYTNEAGARAVAAAFPEYPCVPIKVAESKRLKGLVTMAGPDIICVGAGKESQEVLKRIEREATYSYQTLTVPEDAAANVLYVNGTLIHRSEDEIPQSSKVFAEKIEFPTRSLRMSELAKVSSGLTSCCLLVRRPRHIRSI is encoded by the exons ATGCCTCTCCATCGCTATACTCATGCAGTTCTATGTAGAATTCCTCTTTCGCTTCGTACAAGAGGCGAGGTCACATTAGACGAAGCTAGAACTCAACATTTGGCACTTGCTCAGCTTCTACGAGAACTCGACATCGACGTTGTTGAAATGCCACCGGATGAAAATTCACCGCTCTGTGTTTTTGTCGAAGACATCGCAGTTGTGTGCAATGGTATTGCACTTATAGCACGGCCCAATGAACCATCGCGCCTAAAAGag ATTGAGACAATTAGAGCTGTTTTAAAGAAGGAATTGGAAATTCCACTTATAGAAATAGCTGACAAAAATGCTCGTCTAGATGGAGGAGATGTTTTATTTACTG GTCGTGAATTTTTTGTTGGATTGTCTCATTATACTAATGAAGCAGGTGCAAGAGCAGTTGCAGCAGCATTCCCAGAATATCCATGTGTACCTATTAAG GTTGCTGAATCCAAGCGTCTTAAAGGTTTAGTTACAATGGCTGGCCCTGATATTATTTGTGTAGGTGCTGGAAAAGAATCTCAAGAAGTCTTGAAG AGAATTGAGAGGGAAGCAACTTATAGTTACCAAACATTAACTGTGCCTGAAGATGCTGCAGCGAATGTACTTTATGTTAATGGAACTCTAATTCATAGATCAGAAGATGAGATTCCACAATCAAGTAAAGTTTTTGCAGAAAAAATTGAGTTTCCAACCAGATCCTTACGTATGTCTGAATTAGCGAAGGTTAGTTCCGGTTTAACTTCTTGTTGTTTACTGGTGCGTAGACCCAGACATATTCGCAGTATTTAA